A portion of the Ricinus communis isolate WT05 ecotype wild-type chromosome 10, ASM1957865v1, whole genome shotgun sequence genome contains these proteins:
- the LOC8276600 gene encoding ribulose bisphosphate carboxylase/oxygenase activase 2, chloroplastic: MAAAVSSIGAVNRVPLNLNGAGAGPSVPSTAFFGSSLKKVNSKIIHQKILSGNLKVSAEYDEQKQTDKDRWGGLAYDISDDQQDITRGKGMVDSLFQAPMGTGTHYAVMSSYDYLSQGLRQYNLDNNMDGFYIAPAFMDKVVVHITKNFLNLPNIKVPLILGIWGGKGQGKSFQCELVFAKMGINPIMMSAGELESGNAGEPAKLIRQRYREAADIIRKGKMCCLFINDLDAGAGRLGGTTQYTVNNQMVNATLMNIADNPTNVQLPGMYNKEENPRVPIIVTGNDFSTLYAPLIRDGRMEKFYWAPTREDRIGVCTGIFRTDNVPKEDIVKLVDTFPGQSIDFFGAIRARVYDDEVRAWISTIGVENVGKRLVNSKEAPPTFEQPKMTLDKLLEYGSMLVKEQENVKRVQLADKYLKEAALGDANDDAIQNGSFYGKAAQQVKVPVPEGCTDPSAENFDPTARSDDGSCLYEF, encoded by the exons ATGGCTGCAGCTGTGTCATCCATCGGAGCTGTTAACAGAGTACCG ttgaatttgaatggtGCAGGTGCTGGACCATCAGTACCTAGCACAGCATTCTTTGGGAGCAGTTTAAAGAAAGTGAACTCTAAGATCATACACCAGAAGATCTTGTCAGGAAATCTGAAGGTTTCCGCTGAATATGATGAGCAGAAGCAGACTGATAAAGACAGATGGGGAGGTCTTGCATATGATATATCAGATGATCAACAGGACATTACTAGAGGAAAAGGAATGGTGGATTCTCTCTTTCAAGCTCCTATGGGGACTGGAACTCATTATGCAGTCATGAGTTCTTATGACTATCTCAGTCAAGGTCTTCGCCA gtacaatttagataataatatggATGGTTTCTACATTGCACCTGCATTTATGGACAAGGTTGTTGTTCACATCACTAAGAACTTCTTGAACCTCCCAAACATTAAG GTTCCATTAATCTTGGGTATTTGGGGAGGCAAAGGACAAGGAAAATCATTCCAATGCGAGCTTGTCTTTGCCAAGATGGGAATTAA TCCAATTATGATGAGTGCCGGAGAATTGGAAAGTGGCAATGCTGGAGAGCCAGCGAAATTGATCAGGCAAAGGTATCGTGAGGCGGCTGACATCATCAGAAAGGGAAAGATGTGTTGTCTCTTTATCAATGATCTAGATGCAGGCGCTGGTAGGCTTGGTGGAACTACACAATACACAGTCAACAATCAGATGGTGAATGCTACTCTCATGAACATTGCGGATAACCCAACAAATGTCCAGCTTCCTGGGATGTACAACAAGGAGGAGAACCCACGTGTTCCCATCATTGTCACTGGCAATGACTTCTCCACACTGTATGCACCCCTTATCCGTGACGGTCGTATGGAGAAATTCTATTGGGCTCCCACTCGAGAAGACAGGATTGGTGTCTGCACAGGTATCTTCAGGACTGACAATGTTCCTAAAGAGGACATTGTAAAGCTTGTCGACACTTTCCCTGGACAATCCATTG ACTTCTTTGGTGCAATTAGAGCAAGAGTGTATGATGACGAAGTGAGGGCATGGATATCTACAATTGGAGTAGAAAATGTCGGGAAACGACTAGTGAATTCAAAGGAAGCACCTCCAACATTTGAGCAACCAAAGATGACTCTTGACAAGCTTCTTGAGTATGGCAGCATGCTTGTCAAAGAGCAGGAGAACGTAAAGAGAGTCCAATTGGCTGACAAGTACTTGAAAGAAGCAGCACTTGGGGATGCAAATGATGATGCCATCCAAAATGGAAGTTTCTATG GCAAAGCAGCACAGCAAGTTAAAGTTCCTGTTCCAGAAGGATGCACTGATCCATCTGCTGAAAACTTTGACCCCACTGCTAGGAGTGATGACGGGAGTTGCCTCTATGAATTTTAG
- the LOC8276599 gene encoding uncharacterized protein LOC8276599: MSSPQDTIHDPFKAWKFLVFPIIRTSDIFSFLVKTVLLLCTLLSIFLVFSSAFSNQFQWLSCPGCDRISLAGHHKLTRSNFSSDSHRVTNVSHILFGIGGSAKTWNDRRHYCELWWRPNITRGFVWLEEKPPETDVWPVTSPPYKVSEDTSIFKYTCGYGSRSALRIARIVKESFELGLDNVRWFVMGDDDTVFFIDNLVSVLGKYDHNQMYYIGGNSESVEQDVIHSYNMAYGGGGFAISYPLAKELVRILDGCINRYHSFYGSDQKVQACISEIGVPLTEELGFHQVDIRGNPYGLLAAHPLAPLVSLHHLDYVQPIFPGMNQIDSLHKLVKPYEIDPGRTLQQSFCHDLNHSWSVSVSWGYTIQLYPSLITAKQLETTFLTFQTWRSWSHDPFTFNTQPLSEDPCERPVVYFLDGIESVGQGQTLTRYKRHVEESYRSCDRPEYAGLQAVQFVNVTTASTLNHDIWNMAPRRQCCDIINGQKEVVEVNIRGCNQFESVTPP; the protein is encoded by the exons atgtcatctCCTCAAGACACAATTCATGACCCTTTCAAGGCttggaaattcttggtttTTCCCATAATCAGAACGAGTGatatcttttcctttcttgtaaaAACAGTTCTTCTTCTTTGCACTCTTCTTTCaatctttcttgttttctctTCTGCTTTCTCTAACCAATTTCAATGGCTTTCTTGTCCTGGATGCGATAGAATTTCACTCGCTGGTCACCATAAATTAACTAGAAGTAATTTCTCCAGTGATAGTCATCGAGTAACAAACGTATCCCATATTTTATTTGGCATTGGTGGCTCGGCAAAGACATGGAATGACCGTCGCCACTACTGTGAGCTATGGTGGAGACCTAATATTACTCGAGGTTTTGTCTGGCTCGAAGAGAAGCCTCCAGAGACGGATGTCTGGCCAGTAACCTCGCCACCGTATAAAGTGTCGGAAGACACCTCTATTTTCAAGTACACCTGCGGGTATGGTTCTCGTTCCGCTTTGCGTATTGCACGCATTGTTAAAGAGAGTTTTGAGCTGGGACTGGACAATGTGAGGTGGTTTGTGATGGGAGATGATGATACTGTGTTTTTCATAGATAATTTAGTGAGCGTATTGGGTAAATATGACCATAATCAGATGTATTATATTGGTGGAAATTCGGAGAGCGTTGAGCAAGATGTTATACATTCTTATAATATGGCTTATGGTGGTGGTGGTTTTGCAATTAGTTATCCTTTAGCAAAAGAACTTGTTAGGATTTTGGATGGTTGCATTAATCGATACCATTCATTTTACGGCTCTGATCAGAAAGTTCAAGCTTGCATTAGTGAGATTGGAGTTCCTTTAACCGAAGAGCTTGGTTTCCACCAG GTTGATATTAGAGGAAACCCTTATGGTTTACTAGCTGCGCACCCATTGGCTCCATTAGTCTCACTCCACCACCTGGACTATGTGCAACCAATATTTCCAGGCATGAACCAGATTGACTCACTTCATAAGCTAGTTAAACCATATGAAATAGATCCGGGTCGGACACTACAACAAAGTTTCTGTCACGATTTGAACCATAGTTGGTCGGTATCAGTATCCTGGGGTTACACCATACAACTATACCCATCACTGATTACAGCAAAGCAGCTAGAAACAACATTCTTAACATTTCAAACATGGAGGAGTTGGAGCCATGATCCATTCACATTCAACACCCAACCCTTGAGTGAAGATCCGTGTGAGAGACCGGTTGTGTATTTCTTGGACGGAATTGAGAGTGTTGGGCAGGGTCAAACCTTGACTAGGTATAAAAGACACGTGGAGGAGTCATATAGAAGTTGCGACCGACCCGAGTATGCCGGACTTCAAGCCGTCCAGTTTGTTAATGTGACAACAGCTTCCACATTGAATCATGACATTTGGAATATG GCGCCACGTAGACAGTGCTGCGACATAATCAACGGCCAAAAAGAGGTGGTAGAGGTCAACATTAGAGGCTGCAATCAATTTGAATCCGTGACACCTCCATAG
- the LOC112536875 gene encoding transcriptional regulator TAC1: protein MEVNHSTIEKSDEQVIWRSSGDQQWSVATTLVRSYTCSFCKKGFSNAQALGGHMNIHRKDRAKLREAFDDENLLSLNSMNPADDPHNHQVSEYKNLPLEYSEEGSCIPKTPYTLSTRDDARTTHTNKEETKIINRVDGEEDKKPRQLIRESTRLELDLELRLGPEPLESSSSSS, encoded by the coding sequence ATGGAGGTTAATCATTCTACCATTGAAAAATCTGATGAACAGGTGATTTGGAGATCATCAGGTGATCAACAATGGAGTGTTGCTACTACCCTTGTAAGATCATATACCTGTTCTTTTTGCAAGAAAGGATTCTCAAACGCACAAGCATTAGGAGGTCATATGAATATCCATAGAAAAGATAGAGCAAAGCTTAGAGAAGCCTTTGATGATGAAAACTTGCTTTCTTTAAACTCGATGAATCCAGCTGATGATCCTCATAATCATCAGGTTTctgaatataaaaatcttcCATTAGAATATAGTGAAGAAGGAAGCTGTATCCCTAAGACACCATATACTTTATCTACAAGGGATGATGCTAGAACTACTCATACTAACAAAGAGGAGACAAAGATAATTAATCGTGTTGATGGAGAAGAGGATAAGAAGCCGCGGCAATTGATTCGTGAATCGACCCGATTAGAACTGGACCTTGAGCTTCGGTTGGGACCTGAGCCTCTTgaatcatcatcttcttcatcatAA